The following proteins come from a genomic window of Astatotilapia calliptera chromosome 11, fAstCal1.2, whole genome shotgun sequence:
- the pip5k1ab gene encoding phosphatidylinositol 4-phosphate 5-kinase type-1 alpha isoform X1 → MSSVWRMYLVKPVSLTLSCSADIRTQFWRRALQRGTSSIRKMAPAEMPGSSGMSMKKTIGHRGVETTTGETTYKKTTSSALKGAIQLGIAHTVGSLSQKAERDVLMQDFVVVESIFFPSEGSNLTPAHHYSDFRFKTYAPIAFRYFRELFGIRPDDYLYSLCNEPLIELSNPGASGSLFYVSSDDEFIIKTVQHKEAEFLQKLLPGYFMNINQNKRTLLPKFYGLYCVQAGGKNIRIVVMNNLLPRIIPMHLKYDLKGSTYKRRASPKEREKAVPTHKDLDFIQDMPDGLLLEAENYNALCKTIQRDCLLLQSFKIMDYSLLMGIHNMDQASREKERSGGSLVDNTGSEGAVTPDQRRPQAQKSLYCTAMESIQGEARGKGALDSEDHMGGIPARNSKGERLLIYIGIIDILQSYRFIKKLEHSWKALVHDGDTVSVHRPGFYAERFQQFMCNTVFKKIPLKPSPSKKSRGGGQAGLRRAPTLGAPTPLSHATGQSSVDSRLVYHSHFKSTESEADSGVQSGRPDLVPRTPPLVDNPADCEANLSTSSQGSTGVVSTSPPLRSVGVEVHKSANTDCDQAVSHSLGVEGAADNSGNLSGNEDVVSLSDIVPETNICF, encoded by the exons ATGAGTTCAGTGTGGCGCATGTACTTGGTTAAGCCAGTTAGCCTGACCTTGTCCTGCTCCGCAGATATCAGGACTCAGTTCTGGAGGAGAGCGTTGCAGCGAG ggACCAGCAGCATTCGAAAAATGGCCCCCGCCGAG ATGCCCGGCTCTTCAGGCATGAGTATGAAGAAGACCATTGGACACCGGGGCGTTGAGACTACCACAGGAGAAACTACTTACAAAAAA ACTACGTCATCTGCCCTAAAGGGAGCAATCCAATTGGGCATCGCTCACACAGTTGGCAGCTTAAGTCAAAAGGCGGAGAGGGATGTTCTCATGCAGGACTTTGTAGTTGTTGAAAGCATCTTCTTCCCGAG CGAAGGCAGTAACCTGACCCCTGCTCATCACTACAGTGACTTTCGCTTTAAGACCTATGCTCCTATCGCCTTTCGTTACTTCAGGGAACTGTTTGGCATTCGGCCAGATGACTACCTG TATTCTCTGTGTAATGAGCCGCTGATCGAGCTGTCGAACCCCGGAGCCAGCGGTTCCCTCTTCTACGTCTCCAGTGATGATGAGTTTATCATCAAGACTGTCCAACACAAAGAGGCAGAGTTTCTCCAGAAACTGCTGCCTGGATACTTCATG AATATAAACCAAAACAAGCGCACCCTGCTGCCTAAGTTTTATGGACTGTATTGCGTTCAGGCAGGCGGTAAGAATATCCGTATTGTTGTGATGAACAATCTCCTGCCCAGAATCATCCCCATGCACCTCAAGTATGACCTGAAAGGCTCCACCTATAAGAGACGGGCTTCCCctaaggagagagagaaggccGTCCCCACTCACAAAGACCTGGACTTCATCCAGGACATGCCTGATGGCCTGCTGCTGGAAGCAGAAAACTACAATGCTCTGTGCAAGACTATACAGAGGGACTGCCTG CTCCTGCAGAGTTTCAAGATCATGGATTACAGTCTGTTGATGGGCATCCACAACATGGACCAGGCCAGCAGAGAAAAGGAGCGTAGTGGAGGCAGTTTGGTCGACAATACGGGGTCTGAAGGAGCAGTGACCCCAGATCAGCGCCGACCACAAGCCCAGAAAAGTCTGTATTGCACCGCCATGGAGTCCATCCAGGGGGAGGCTCGAGGGAAGGGAGCTTTGGATTCAGAAGATCA CATGGGTGGTATTCCTGCTCGCAATAGCAAAGGAGAGAGGTTGCTGATCTACATCGGCATCATCGATATTCTCCAATCTTACAG GTTTATTAAGAAGTTGGAGCACTCCTGGAAGGCGCTGGTCCATGATGGG GACACAGTTTCAGTTCACAGACCTGGCTTCTATGCAGAGCGCTTCCAACAATTCATGTGCAACACAGTGTTCAAGAAAATTCCAC TTAAACCATCACCATCCAAGAAAAGCCGCGGTGGAGGTCAGGCAGGGCTAAGGAGGGCGCCCACTCTTGGAGCACCCACACCGCTCTCCCACGCGACAGGACAGTCATCTGTGGATTCCAGACTAGTTTACCACTCCCATTTTAAAAGCACAGAGTCCGAGGCGGACAGCG gtgTGCAGTCAGGAAGGCCGGATCTGGTTCCTCGGACTCCTCCGCTGGTAGACAACCCTGCAGACTGCGAGGCCAATCTGTCCACCTCATCACAAGGCAGCACAGGAGTTGtctccacctctcctccccTGCG CTCTGTAGGCGTGGAAGTGCACAAATCGGCAAACACTGACTGTGACCAGGCTGTTTCCCACAG TTTGGGAGTAGAAGGGGCTGCAGATAATTCAGGCAACCTGTCTGGAAATGAAGATGTAGTTTCTCTGTCGGACATCGTCCCTGAGACCAACATCTGTTTC tAA
- the pip5k1ab gene encoding phosphatidylinositol 4-phosphate 5-kinase type-1 alpha isoform X3 yields the protein MATAGTADMGSAAPTGTSSIRKMAPAEMPGSSGMSMKKTIGHRGVETTTGETTYKKTTSSALKGAIQLGIAHTVGSLSQKAERDVLMQDFVVVESIFFPSEGSNLTPAHHYSDFRFKTYAPIAFRYFRELFGIRPDDYLYSLCNEPLIELSNPGASGSLFYVSSDDEFIIKTVQHKEAEFLQKLLPGYFMNINQNKRTLLPKFYGLYCVQAGGKNIRIVVMNNLLPRIIPMHLKYDLKGSTYKRRASPKEREKAVPTHKDLDFIQDMPDGLLLEAENYNALCKTIQRDCLLLQSFKIMDYSLLMGIHNMDQASREKERSGGSLVDNTGSEGAVTPDQRRPQAQKSLYCTAMESIQGEARGKGALDSEDHMGGIPARNSKGERLLIYIGIIDILQSYRFIKKLEHSWKALVHDGDTVSVHRPGFYAERFQQFMCNTVFKKIPLKPSPSKKSRGGGQAGLRRAPTLGAPTPLSHATGQSSVDSRLVYHSHFKSTESEADSGVQSGRPDLVPRTPPLVDNPADCEANLSTSSQGSTGVVSTSPPLRSVGVEVHKSANTDCDQAVSHSLGVEGAADNSGNLSGNEDVVSLSDIVPETNICF from the exons ATGGCGACTGCTGGAACAGCAGACATGGGATCAGCAGCCCCGACAG ggACCAGCAGCATTCGAAAAATGGCCCCCGCCGAG ATGCCCGGCTCTTCAGGCATGAGTATGAAGAAGACCATTGGACACCGGGGCGTTGAGACTACCACAGGAGAAACTACTTACAAAAAA ACTACGTCATCTGCCCTAAAGGGAGCAATCCAATTGGGCATCGCTCACACAGTTGGCAGCTTAAGTCAAAAGGCGGAGAGGGATGTTCTCATGCAGGACTTTGTAGTTGTTGAAAGCATCTTCTTCCCGAG CGAAGGCAGTAACCTGACCCCTGCTCATCACTACAGTGACTTTCGCTTTAAGACCTATGCTCCTATCGCCTTTCGTTACTTCAGGGAACTGTTTGGCATTCGGCCAGATGACTACCTG TATTCTCTGTGTAATGAGCCGCTGATCGAGCTGTCGAACCCCGGAGCCAGCGGTTCCCTCTTCTACGTCTCCAGTGATGATGAGTTTATCATCAAGACTGTCCAACACAAAGAGGCAGAGTTTCTCCAGAAACTGCTGCCTGGATACTTCATG AATATAAACCAAAACAAGCGCACCCTGCTGCCTAAGTTTTATGGACTGTATTGCGTTCAGGCAGGCGGTAAGAATATCCGTATTGTTGTGATGAACAATCTCCTGCCCAGAATCATCCCCATGCACCTCAAGTATGACCTGAAAGGCTCCACCTATAAGAGACGGGCTTCCCctaaggagagagagaaggccGTCCCCACTCACAAAGACCTGGACTTCATCCAGGACATGCCTGATGGCCTGCTGCTGGAAGCAGAAAACTACAATGCTCTGTGCAAGACTATACAGAGGGACTGCCTG CTCCTGCAGAGTTTCAAGATCATGGATTACAGTCTGTTGATGGGCATCCACAACATGGACCAGGCCAGCAGAGAAAAGGAGCGTAGTGGAGGCAGTTTGGTCGACAATACGGGGTCTGAAGGAGCAGTGACCCCAGATCAGCGCCGACCACAAGCCCAGAAAAGTCTGTATTGCACCGCCATGGAGTCCATCCAGGGGGAGGCTCGAGGGAAGGGAGCTTTGGATTCAGAAGATCA CATGGGTGGTATTCCTGCTCGCAATAGCAAAGGAGAGAGGTTGCTGATCTACATCGGCATCATCGATATTCTCCAATCTTACAG GTTTATTAAGAAGTTGGAGCACTCCTGGAAGGCGCTGGTCCATGATGGG GACACAGTTTCAGTTCACAGACCTGGCTTCTATGCAGAGCGCTTCCAACAATTCATGTGCAACACAGTGTTCAAGAAAATTCCAC TTAAACCATCACCATCCAAGAAAAGCCGCGGTGGAGGTCAGGCAGGGCTAAGGAGGGCGCCCACTCTTGGAGCACCCACACCGCTCTCCCACGCGACAGGACAGTCATCTGTGGATTCCAGACTAGTTTACCACTCCCATTTTAAAAGCACAGAGTCCGAGGCGGACAGCG gtgTGCAGTCAGGAAGGCCGGATCTGGTTCCTCGGACTCCTCCGCTGGTAGACAACCCTGCAGACTGCGAGGCCAATCTGTCCACCTCATCACAAGGCAGCACAGGAGTTGtctccacctctcctccccTGCG CTCTGTAGGCGTGGAAGTGCACAAATCGGCAAACACTGACTGTGACCAGGCTGTTTCCCACAG TTTGGGAGTAGAAGGGGCTGCAGATAATTCAGGCAACCTGTCTGGAAATGAAGATGTAGTTTCTCTGTCGGACATCGTCCCTGAGACCAACATCTGTTTC tAA
- the pip5k1ab gene encoding phosphatidylinositol 4-phosphate 5-kinase type-1 alpha isoform X2: MATAGTADMGSAAPTDIRTQFWRRALQRGTSSIRKMAPAEMPGSSGMSMKKTIGHRGVETTTGETTYKKTTSSALKGAIQLGIAHTVGSLSQKAERDVLMQDFVVVESIFFPSEGSNLTPAHHYSDFRFKTYAPIAFRYFRELFGIRPDDYLYSLCNEPLIELSNPGASGSLFYVSSDDEFIIKTVQHKEAEFLQKLLPGYFMNINQNKRTLLPKFYGLYCVQAGGKNIRIVVMNNLLPRIIPMHLKYDLKGSTYKRRASPKEREKAVPTHKDLDFIQDMPDGLLLEAENYNALCKTIQRDCLLLQSFKIMDYSLLMGIHNMDQASREKERSGGSLVDNTGSEGAVTPDQRRPQAQKSLYCTAMESIQGEARGKGALDSEDHMGGIPARNSKGERLLIYIGIIDILQSYRFIKKLEHSWKALVHDGDTVSVHRPGFYAERFQQFMCNTVFKKIPLKPSPSKKSRGGGQAGLRRAPTLGAPTPLSHATGQSSVDSRLVYHSHFKSTESEADSGVQSGRPDLVPRTPPLVDNPADCEANLSTSSQGSTGVVSTSPPLRSVGVEVHKSANTDCDQAVSHSLGVEGAADNSGNLSGNEDVVSLSDIVPETNICF, encoded by the exons ATGGCGACTGCTGGAACAGCAGACATGGGATCAGCAGCCCCGACAG ATATCAGGACTCAGTTCTGGAGGAGAGCGTTGCAGCGAG ggACCAGCAGCATTCGAAAAATGGCCCCCGCCGAG ATGCCCGGCTCTTCAGGCATGAGTATGAAGAAGACCATTGGACACCGGGGCGTTGAGACTACCACAGGAGAAACTACTTACAAAAAA ACTACGTCATCTGCCCTAAAGGGAGCAATCCAATTGGGCATCGCTCACACAGTTGGCAGCTTAAGTCAAAAGGCGGAGAGGGATGTTCTCATGCAGGACTTTGTAGTTGTTGAAAGCATCTTCTTCCCGAG CGAAGGCAGTAACCTGACCCCTGCTCATCACTACAGTGACTTTCGCTTTAAGACCTATGCTCCTATCGCCTTTCGTTACTTCAGGGAACTGTTTGGCATTCGGCCAGATGACTACCTG TATTCTCTGTGTAATGAGCCGCTGATCGAGCTGTCGAACCCCGGAGCCAGCGGTTCCCTCTTCTACGTCTCCAGTGATGATGAGTTTATCATCAAGACTGTCCAACACAAAGAGGCAGAGTTTCTCCAGAAACTGCTGCCTGGATACTTCATG AATATAAACCAAAACAAGCGCACCCTGCTGCCTAAGTTTTATGGACTGTATTGCGTTCAGGCAGGCGGTAAGAATATCCGTATTGTTGTGATGAACAATCTCCTGCCCAGAATCATCCCCATGCACCTCAAGTATGACCTGAAAGGCTCCACCTATAAGAGACGGGCTTCCCctaaggagagagagaaggccGTCCCCACTCACAAAGACCTGGACTTCATCCAGGACATGCCTGATGGCCTGCTGCTGGAAGCAGAAAACTACAATGCTCTGTGCAAGACTATACAGAGGGACTGCCTG CTCCTGCAGAGTTTCAAGATCATGGATTACAGTCTGTTGATGGGCATCCACAACATGGACCAGGCCAGCAGAGAAAAGGAGCGTAGTGGAGGCAGTTTGGTCGACAATACGGGGTCTGAAGGAGCAGTGACCCCAGATCAGCGCCGACCACAAGCCCAGAAAAGTCTGTATTGCACCGCCATGGAGTCCATCCAGGGGGAGGCTCGAGGGAAGGGAGCTTTGGATTCAGAAGATCA CATGGGTGGTATTCCTGCTCGCAATAGCAAAGGAGAGAGGTTGCTGATCTACATCGGCATCATCGATATTCTCCAATCTTACAG GTTTATTAAGAAGTTGGAGCACTCCTGGAAGGCGCTGGTCCATGATGGG GACACAGTTTCAGTTCACAGACCTGGCTTCTATGCAGAGCGCTTCCAACAATTCATGTGCAACACAGTGTTCAAGAAAATTCCAC TTAAACCATCACCATCCAAGAAAAGCCGCGGTGGAGGTCAGGCAGGGCTAAGGAGGGCGCCCACTCTTGGAGCACCCACACCGCTCTCCCACGCGACAGGACAGTCATCTGTGGATTCCAGACTAGTTTACCACTCCCATTTTAAAAGCACAGAGTCCGAGGCGGACAGCG gtgTGCAGTCAGGAAGGCCGGATCTGGTTCCTCGGACTCCTCCGCTGGTAGACAACCCTGCAGACTGCGAGGCCAATCTGTCCACCTCATCACAAGGCAGCACAGGAGTTGtctccacctctcctccccTGCG CTCTGTAGGCGTGGAAGTGCACAAATCGGCAAACACTGACTGTGACCAGGCTGTTTCCCACAG TTTGGGAGTAGAAGGGGCTGCAGATAATTCAGGCAACCTGTCTGGAAATGAAGATGTAGTTTCTCTGTCGGACATCGTCCCTGAGACCAACATCTGTTTC tAA
- the ecm1b gene encoding extracellular matrix protein 1 produces MGPTWALICSTALLLVLLSSASEDERFFEQREVTFDIPQLMQEMQKEMDLRDHFDSQRPAQPQPRQRGPPTVGPRSYSGPLPTTYNVQFPLGRPTSENLQAICDYSDLRPRYPSSYFPDSGYGVDKLRASAVNNAEAWLSTCCKDNQTWEREVTLCCATQAWELSVEKYCEEDLSIKHPWYRCCKINDNNKRLNCFSNDAPNPNYGPTQGLPVEPLPSTAEFTFNPNTCQRTHGPVPIALIERKTKKLSTPRAADISFPPGRPTADTIESVCHNQRLRPAYSIKCLPRSGYEMVALQAKTVNLIEKGFKSCCKNKKTKVSCADQKWREELNKFCLRENTGRVNYPCCLNQSDKYSCFQQMSPDPYYNVTSAHEEVSLNKICDTHKTIKKKFPVGFPLKDFVTQCCPLQEEEKTACSARLLEEMSQKLCASKRAVPNTVRRCCKSSSQETPQCISKIIMSAITKATNFSSQKKRKRCPIS; encoded by the exons ATGGGTCCGACTTGGGCGCTAATCTGTTCCACCGCTTTGCTCTTGGTTTTACTGAGCTCAGCATCCGAAG ATGAGCGCTTCTTTGAGCAGCGCGAGGTCACCTTTGACATTCCCCAACTGATGCAag AGATGCAGAAAGAGATGGACTTGAGAGATCACTTTG ATTCACAGCGGCCAGCGCAGCCTCAACCAAGGCAGAGAG GCCCACCAACTGTTGGTCCCCGTTCTTACAGCGGTCCTCTTCCGACAACTTATAACGTTCAGTTTCCTCTCGGTCGGCCAACGTCAGAGAATCTCCAAGCCATCTGTGACTATAGCGACCTTCGTCCGCGCTACCCATCATCCTACTTTCCTGACTCAGGCTACGGAGTTGACAAGTTGAGGGCCTCTGCTGTGAATAATGCAGAGGCTTGGCTGAGCACATGCTGCAAAGACAACCAGACGTGGGAGAGAGAAGTGACCCTGTGTTGCGCCACACAGGCT TGGGAGCTGTCAGTTGAAAAGTACTGTGAGGAGGACCTTTCAATAAAGCATCCTTGGTATCGCTGCTGTAAAATaaacgacaacaacaaaaggCTCAACTGCTTCAGCAATGATGCTCCAAACCCAAACTACGGGCCGACACAGGGGCTGCCAGTGGAACCTCTTCCCTCTACCGCTGAATTCACCTTTAACCCGAACACTTGCCAGAG GACACACGGCCCTGTTCCCATAGCCCTCATagaaaggaagaccaagaaaCTATCTACTCCCCGAGCTGCTGACATCAGCTTTCCTCCTGGACGACCCACCGCAGATACCATTGAATCAGTGTGTCACAACCAGAGGCTTCGCCCCGCCTACAGCATCAAGTGCCTCCCACGTTCAGGCTATGAAATGGTGGCTCTTCAGGCGAAGACCGTTAATCTTATAGAGAAGGGATTCAAAAGTTGCTGCAAAAATAAGAAGACTAAAGTCAGCTGTGCTGACCAGAAG TGGCGTGAGGAACTGAACAAGTTCTGCTTGCGTGAGAACACAGGACGGGTGAATTACCCCTGCTGTCTGAACCAAAGTGATAAATACAGCTGTTTCCAGCAGATGTCTCCAGACCCGTATTATAATGTGACTTCTGCTCATGAGGAAGTGTCGCTGAACAAGATATGTGACACTCACAAAACCATCAAGAAGAA ATTCCCTGTTGGGTTTCCTCTTAAGGACTTTGTGACACAATGCTGCCCcctgcaggaagaagagaagaccGCTTGCTCTGCGCGACTG CTTGAAGAAATGTCACAGAAGCTGTGCGCATCAAAGAGGGCTGTTCCAAATACTGTCCGCCGCTGCTGCAAATCGTCCTCACAAGAGACTCCACAGTGCATCTCCAAAATTATCATGAGTGCCATCACCAAAGCAACCAACTTCTCAAgccagaagaagaggaaaaggtGCCCTATCTCCTAA